A genome region from Clupea harengus chromosome 7, Ch_v2.0.2, whole genome shotgun sequence includes the following:
- the LOC116220961 gene encoding neurofilament medium polypeptide-like — MEGRSGRTINTAGQQSTTISTISTQSSTCLLFRTHRHTESTHTGSCTMDVIGASSRRTVLETRVIRASPSASLRSHSWSQRAPGSTSMSYKRTTNVPASRAYTSASAAVLASPGSLELSTALNADHARNNEKEQLQGLNDRFASYIDKVRYLEEQNKLLETEIQELRQRKFTQSKLSDALDQELSELRSTLEQLHREKAQIIVDADNIEEDIHRLKNRYEDEARFREKTEIAIRELKKEKDDSVLIKSDLEKKVQSLLDEADFLRSNHAVEVGELLAQLQEAQVPVDMREFSKTDITSALREIRAQLDGFSSQNLQQAEEVFQCRYAKLSDAADQNKDAIKSVRDEIADYRRQLQVKNVELEALRGTKDSLDRQLNDIEDRHNNDLVSYQEMIHQLDSELKGMKREMSHHLREYQDLLNVKMALDAEIAAYRNLLEGEETRFRGFVDSYPSPAFPYRQPMTSKAKKEDNQADLNEDLAAVAEELQAEGGEEEEGDEEEQEAVEEEVAASKQPKVSATLPTGEEEEEEEEGVEEEEGDEEGEKAAAEEEEKNSKRPKDEEQDDKVQESGEKEKKSDSEGEEKKSDSEREEKKKKEEKKSDIEKEDNKSDTKGEEKKTDTEKEEKKSDSKGEEKKSDLEGEEKKSDSEGEKKSDTEKEEKKSDTEKEEKKSDSNGEEKKSDSKGEEKKSDIEKEEKKTVTNGEQKSPTQTAGSPKEEVVLTQTVETITNGEKVAPKPAKSKAAVEVKEEKPTPKKAATTFAPASTAPASKEGTRGKAASKLRPCHIQLL, encoded by the exons ATGGAGGGACGCAGCGGCAGGACTATAAATACAGCGGGGCAGCAATCCACCACAATCTCCACAATCTCAACGCAGTCTTCCACTTGCCTTCTGTTCAGGACACACCGGCACACCGAGAGCACGCACACAGGGAGCTGCACAATGGATGTCATAGGGGCTTCATCCCGCAGAACAGTGCTCGAGACACGGGTCATCCGCGCCTCCCCATCTGCCAGCCTCAGGTCGCACTCCTGGTCTCAGAGAGCCCCCGGCTCCACGTCCATGTCCTACAAAAGAACCACCAACGTGCCAGCAAGCAGGGCATACACGAGCGCGTCCGCAGCAGTCTTAGCCTCGCCAGGCAGCCTAGAGCTCTCAACCGCGCTCAATGCCGACCACGCGCGCAACAACGAGAAGGAACAGCTTCAAGGGCTGAATGACCGATTCGCCAGTTATATCGATAAGGTCCGTTATCTGGAGGAGCAGAATAAACTGCTGGAGACTGAAATTCAAGAACTCCGGCAGAGAAAGTTCACGCAGTCAAAACTTAGTGATGCATTAGATCAAGAGCTGAGTGAACTCCGTTCCACGCTGGAGCagctgcacagagagaaagcTCAAATCATTGTTGATGCAGATAACATCGAAGAAGACATTCACCGTCTGAAAAATCGCTATGAGGATGAAGCACGATTTAGAGAAAAAACGGAGATTGCAATCCGGGAACTGAAGAAGGAAAAAGACGACTCGGTTCTGATTAAATCGGACCTGGAGAAAAAAGTTCAGTCTCTCTTGGATGAAGCAGACTTCCTGCGCAGTAACCACGCAGTGGAGGTCGGCGAACTCCTTGCTCAGCTCCAGGAGGCGCAGGTGCCTGTGGATATGAGGGAGTTCAGTAAAACGGACATCACCTCCGCGCTCCGGGAAATCCGCGCGCAACTGGACGGCTTCTCCTCACAAAACCTACAGCAAGCGGAAGAGGTGTTCCAGTGCCGCTACGCCAAACTTTCGGACGCAGCAGATCAGAACAAGGACGCGATCAAATCTGTTCGGGATGAGATCGCAGATTATCGCAGGCAGCTGCAGGTGAAGAATGTCGAACTGGAGGCTCTCCGTGGCACGAAGGACTCCCTGGACAGACAGCTGAATGACATTGAGGACCGGCATAACAACGACCTAGTCAGCTACCAG GAGATGATCCATCAGCTGGACAGCGAGCTGAAGGGAATGAAGAGGGAGATGTCTCACCACCTCAGGGAATACCAGGATCTGCTCAATGTCAAGATGGCTCTGGATGCTGAGATCGCTGCCTACAG gAATCTTCTGGAGGGTGAAGAGACTCGCTTTAGGGGATTTGTTGATTCATACCCAAGTCCCGCCTTCCCATACCGTCAGCCAATGACCTCCAAAGCAAAGAAAGAGGACAATCAGGCAGACCTGAACGAGGACCTGGCCGCCGTAGCAGAGGAGCTTCAGGCAGAggggggtgaggaagaggagggggatgaggaagagcaggaggctgTGGAAGAAGAGGTGGCTGCCTCCAAGCAGCCAAAAGTGAGTGCTACACTCcctacaggagaggaagaggaggaggaagaagaa ggggtagaggaagaggaaggagatgaggagggagagaaggcagctgctgaggaagaggaaaaaaacagcaaaagacCTAAGGATGAGGAGCAGGATGATAAAGTACAAgagtcaggagagaaagagaaaaagagtgattcagaaggagaggagaaaaagagtgattcagaacgagaggagaagaaga agaaagaggagaagaagagtgatatagagaaagaggaTAATAAGAGTGAtacaaagggagaggagaagaagactgatacagagaaagaggagaagaagagtgattcaaagggagaggagaagaagagtgatttagaaggagaggagaagaagagtgattcagaaggagagaagaagagtgatacagagaaagaggagaagaagagtgatacagagaaagaggagaaaaagagtgattcaaatggagaggagaagaagagtgattcaaaaggagaggagaaaaagagtgatatagagaaagaagagaagaaga CTGTCACCAACGGAGAACAGAAGAGTCCCACCCAGACAGCTGGAAGCCCAAAGGAGGAGGTGGTCCTGACCCAAACCGTAGAGACCATCACCAACGGAGAGAAGGTCGCCCCCAAGCCTGCCAAGAGCAAGGCAGCCGTGGAGGTCAAAGAGGAAAAACCCACCC